Proteins encoded by one window of Arachis hypogaea cultivar Tifrunner chromosome 1, arahy.Tifrunner.gnm2.J5K5, whole genome shotgun sequence:
- the LOC112703406 gene encoding 3-oxo-Delta(4,5)-steroid 5-beta-reductase-like, producing MENQHYVALIVGVTGMVGFNIAQALKKPDCKGGPWKVYGAARRPPPATWFPASIVDDFISFDAVDAVTTQASLSPIAHEVTHLFWVALHFQEDEEANIATNKAMLHNVLTTLKSSPSSRLTHVTLQTGTKHYMGPIFDPARSTQLLSHDPPFHEDMPRLPYPNFYYAQEDLLASHAPSLTYSVHRSSIIIGASSRSAINTLVMLGAYAAVCRHLRLPFRYPGTRYTWDHFCDMTDSEVLAQQHVWAAVTDKAKNQAFNCTNDDLFTWKRMWKLLSEVFDVEFVGFDENDEDRVDLVEFMRDKDEIWDEIVEKYGLVKTKLKEFAYYEVLKVVLHFDFQLVSSMNKSKEYGFFGHANSFKRVTFWVHKLRCMKIIP from the coding sequence ATGGAGAACCAACATTATGTAGCGCTTATAGTTGGAGTCACAGGTATGGTTGGGTTTAACATAGCCCAAGCCTTGAAGAAGCCCGACTGCAAGGGAGGCCCATGGAAGGTTTACGGAGCAGCCCGCCGTCCCCCGCCCGCCACCTGGTTTCCTGCTTCCATCGTGGATGATTTCATCAGCTTCGACGCCGTCGATGCCGTCACCACACAAGCCAGCCTCTCCCCCATAGCCCACGAGGTCACACACCTCTTCTGGGTGGCTCTTCACTTTCAGGAAGACGAAGAAGCCAACATTGCCACCAACAAAGCCATGCTCCACAACGTTCTCACCACACTCAAATCTTCCCCTTCTTCCCGCCTCACCCACGTAACCCTCCAAACCGGGACAAAACACTACATGGGCCCAATTTTTGACCCGGCCCGGTCCACTCAACTCTTGAGCCATGATCCCCCGTTTCACGAGGACATGCCCCGGCTACCATACCCGAACTTCTACTACGCTCAGGAGGATCTCCTTGCGTCCCACGCGCCTTCTCTGACGTACTCCGTTCACCGCTCCTCCATCATAATCGGCGCGTCTTCAAGGAGTGCAATCAACACGCTGGTTATGCTTGGGGCTTATGCCGCGGTTTGCCGCCACCTTAGGTTGCCGTTTCGTTACCCGGGAACACGGTACACGTGGGACCATTTTTGCGACATGACAGACTCGGAGGTGTTAGCGCAGCAGCACGTGTGGGCAGCGGTTACGGACAAGGCCAAGAATCAAGCGTTCAATTGCACGAATGATGACTTGTTTACGTGGAAGAGAATGTGGAAACTGCTGAGTGAGGTGTTTGATGTTGAGTTTGTTGGGTTTGATGAGAATGATGAAGATAGGGTTGATTTGGTGGAGTTTATGAGAGACAAAGACGAGATTTGGGATGAGATTGTGGAAAAGTATGGACTTGTGAAGACTAAGCTAAAGGAGTTTGCATATTATGAAGTCTTGAAAGTCGTCTTACATTTTGACTTTCAACTTGTGTCTAGCATGAATAAGAGTAAGGAATATGGTTTCTTTGGCCACGCCAACTCCTTCAAAAGGGTCACATTCTGGGTTCACAAACTGCGCTGCATGAAGATCATACCCTAG